Sequence from the bacterium genome:
GCATTGGGTGGGCTGAGTGGTTGCAAAAACCGCTCAGCCCATTTTCATTTTTGGTTGCTGAAGACAATTGATTGCGCAACCTGTCAATTGGAAACATCCAAACTCTGGCATACTGGAGCGAGTTTGCGCCCTCAGGGAAACTTGTTTGGCGCGACAGGAATGGTAAGGATCGTCCAATGTTGCATCGAAATTGAGTGACGTTAATTAGTACTTGCCGCTGCGGAGTAAAGTTTTGATTTCGTTGTGATTGCCAAGAAAGGAAATGTACAAATCGGTCTGTCTGACTTGAAAAAGAAATCGCAGAGATAAGTTCGCTCTGCATTCAAAGAGCTTTTCACCAAGTTTACGAATCCCGAGGCCGCTATGTTTGTGAGGTTGCCCAAAGGCTTCAGTCAGCTCGATCAACGACAGCAAGCAATCGATTCTTTCGTTTTTTGTCAGGTTCTGCAGCCTCTTGATCACATCGGGATCGATGGACAGGAGCTTATTCAAGCATCTTCCTCAATTGTTCCGCTGTAACAGTGACAAGCCTTCCGGAACGTTTCATGCGGCGATAGCGGCTTTCAGTAGCCTCTTCCAAAGCGTTGACCTCTTCAACTGTCGCAGCGTATTCGCGACTTGCATAGTCCGTAGATTCCACTTCGATCTTGCGAAGAGCGATAATGTCGGCTCCGCATATGATGCCGATATCTTCTCCGCTGGCCGCTGCCGAAAGCAATCGCCCCAGGTTCTTTTTGGCTTCTGTAATAGTTAAAGTCTTCATATAGTCTTTATAAAGACTATTATCGGGTTTGTCAAGGCTCCTGTCTGGGCTAACCCCATTCAATTGATCAGCTGACCAACGATAGGAAATCAATCAATTTCGGGAATCTTGGCGGTATCAAAAATTCCGTCCGGCATCCAAATCGTGAAATCTCGCCACTGGCTCAAGTTCTTCTGGGTCAACGGCTCAGTCGTCTTCAAAAGAAATTTGTGTTCGATTCCCGTTTGCATTCTGTTTGCATTTTTGCACCCAAATTGGTTGACTTTGGTTGATTTTGGATACCTGGATCTCGTCGTCTCGACGATGTTGTAGCGATCTGTCACGTCGGAGGTCGCGGGTTCGAGTCCCGTCGGCCCGCTTTACGCTACTTTCAGCCTGAGAGGCTCCCCAAAAGGGAGTCTCCAGTGCTGTTCATCACTCAGGTCGTGATCTTTCCAGCTTTTCTTTCGTCATCCGATACCTCTCTGACGGAGTCGTAAAAGTCACTGCCCACAAAAATAATCTTCCAGGTCTACGATGATGTCCTCCCGATCCGGTATCACCACTTCCAGACTGCATTTTTGCCCTTCCAGAACCAAATCAGCTGCATATTTACCGGGAGTAAGATTTTCCAAATAGAACTGGCCTCCTTTACCTACCGTAAACTGCCGGATGGCACCTTCAACCTGAAGTGAGAATGCGGCAAATTCTGCCGGTCGTTTGATCGCGCCATCCAGGAAAAACAGACGCCCCTCGAATCCTTGCAGTCGTTGAACATCAAATTTCATGATGCTTCCTCCGCGAAGAGGCGGAGAGACCACCTCCTGAAGTTCCGTAATCGTGTAGTTCACTGGTATGTCTTTTTCATCAATAGACACAGGGTTTTCGAAATAGGAAACCATCTCCGGGACAATCAACTCCCCGTTGCTTCGTGTGCTCCCGATCTTTTCACTGGCGTAGTAAACGTCAACATTCTTTATGTTCCCAACCTGAACCAAGGCAAAGCTGTCGGTGATTGGACGGGACAAATGGAACGATCGGTTAATGAAAGATATGGAGCCGGAATATCCGAGGGTGTATGTGTCTACTCCTTCCTGAACTTGATAATCGAACGAAGAGATTCCATAAGTCGATTTATGCTGAAAGTTCATGATCGCCCCTGGATCGCCGCGCGGTTCGGCCTCTGCCGAGACCCTGTATCCGATTCCAGGACCGCGAGGCGCATTCTGCGAAATCATTCCCGTTATGCGGTCCCTTCCGTTCTGATGGCGATACTGGATGTTTGCCGAGCGGTTTCCGTCAAAAAAGAAATTTACACCGGCAAAGAATTCGTGGGTAACACGGAATTCCCGGTTTCTGTTTGCGGAGACAACAATCGATGCGGTTCTCCCCAGAGGCCGGCTGAAAGAAACGGAGAACTCGCGGCTTTCGGGACTGTCGTATTTTGTTGTTCGGGAAAGTGTGAAAGAGAAGGACCCCAATGAACGCGGATAGAAAGAAAACCCGGCCAGTTCGCGCAAGCGAACGGAGTTCCGCTCGCCATCCGAAGATAGATTGGCGTATTCGGGGCTGGTAGTCTGGATAGAAGCATGAGCGCCCCACTTTCTGCCAAAGAATTTGTAAGTAAGCGATGCTCCGAACCCTTTTTTGCCGGCTTGTCTGCTGTAAGCTCCGGAAGCGCTGATCTCTCCGGCATTGAAAATGAGAAAGGTGGCGGTCGGACCGAAGTTTATCGTGTTGCTATCGGCTTCAGCGCGAAATCCGGCTGTAAAAGCCGACGAGAAGCCATATTGATGAAAACCAGCGAAAGCAGGATCACGATAATCGAAGCTAGCTTTGCCAAGATTCTGTCGGATCCATCCTGCGTTGTAGCTGAAGTCGTGAAGTCCCGGCTTTAATAATGAGGAGCTCAGATAAAAAGGCAAAAGCAGCACTTGTTCACGTCCGAATGCATCCTTGATTACAACCATGACTTCTCCGGATCCCGTGCTGCTCTGAAGGTTGGCGAACTGAAACTGTCCGGGACCAAGATTCATAGTCTTGATAAGTTGCCGGTTCAGATAGATTTGAACTTCGGATGATGTTGCGAGTAAACCTTCGAAATCGAATCCCGGTGTCTTGATGAAATGTGGAGTAGCAGAATAATTGCGGGAAAAACTGATTCCCCCCAGAGTACCAACTCCGCCCAGGGTACCGGAAAAAGCGGAGAAGTCACCGAGCGTCAAACGGTTGTTTCTTTTCACATCGTCCCACGTAATCTGAGAGGTCAATCTTACAAAGCGGAGTTCCTTGTGCTCCTTCGTAAGCGAAAAGCCTGTGATTGCGAGCGAGCCTGCTTTGCTGAGAGCCAACTCCCCGGGGACATTCCAGACCGATACGCTATCAGTACCACTGTATCGCAGACTGTAGTTTAGAAAGGCGGCAGTATCCCTGGTTTGCAATATAGTCTTCGTTTCGCGTTGTGAAAGATCGACAAAAGACTTGTAAAAAACTTGAGGCTCGGCCGTGATTCGCAAGATCGAGCCCTTTTCAATTTCATATTGAACCATAGGCTCCAGAGACCGGAGCGAGACACACTCCTTTTGCCGAACCTTAACGATCCGCCCTTTGAGCTGTAATCCGAATTGCTGGAACTGTTCTTCCGAAAAGAGGAGATCACTGTCTGGGGTCATCAGAAGAAAGAAATCTCCCTTGTCTACTTCATTCAGAAATACTCTCAGCAAGATATCGTCACCATTCGGCACGTCCGCCAAAACAAGAGAGCCGAGAGCCAGTAACAGAAGTTCCATCTCTGTTAATGGCCTCGTTCACAGAATTGTTGCTGGATTTGGGTAGAAGCTTCCAGTTTTAGATCTTCTGAAGAAAGAAGGACACTTACGTTCTTTGCGGACCGGCACTCTGTTTCCGGGAGTCTAATCTCAATGGTTTTGGATGCATTTGCGAGGACATAGGAGCCGGATGCATCCGTGGAAAAGACTCTTGCGCCCGACTCATCCAGACCGATCACGTCAATCTTCTGTATCTGAAGGTGGTGATTGCCTGTATTCTTGACGTGGATCCCTAGTGTCCCGTCTTTCAAGCCCACACCCTCTATTGCGCCTTCACGTTGAACTTGCGACTTCCCGACAAAAAGAGGAATGGATAAGGTAAGCGTCATCTTGATCGCAGTCTCTCCAGGTTTTGTAATCGGAAGTTCTTGTACGAACAAACGGAACGCTCTTTCCCGCTCACGCAGGAAATCACCCTGGTAGCCGATTCGAACAATCATTTCCCGATCCGGATCCAGCGTAAAGATTTTGGGGAAGAACACGATGTCCTTCGTTGGACTGTAGGTGTCTTCCCCCATTTCATTCTGTTTCCACTCCACAATTTCCAATTGAACTGTCACCGGCTCCTGGTGGTTGTTGGACAGGTTCAGAATGGTTGTGCTGGTGTTTTCGTTCAAATGGAGCTTCGTCGGATTCACCTTGAAATCTCCTGCACCAAGATCATGAGCCATAAGAACACTGAGAAGCAAAAGCAAGGAGATTGGGCATTTCACAATTCCTTTCCTCCTGAACTAGAACGTGACGGTCACATTTACAACATCCGTGTAACTTCCACTCGGCTGAAGGAGTGTTGGACTGGCAGTACCAAATACTGTATGGCCCTGCGCCGAACCATTCCCCGTATCATTTTTCGGATTCCCAGGCGCAGTCCCGCCATCACCCCAGAGTACAGTGCGTGCGAGATCCTGGAACAAGCTGTAATCCATGAAATTGCTGCCGGATTGCATCCGCCGGGAGCTACTAGACAAATGCTGGCCTGCATCGAGTGCAATCGAATAATTCACGCCGCTGTTGCACGTAACCGTTACGTTGCCGTTGCCATTTGCGCTTGTTCCTGGACTGACGTTTCCGAACGCTACAGCGGTTGTGCTCACACTGGAGCAACCGGCCGCCGCAACAGTTGCACTGATGTCTAATGTACCGCTCAGCGTTGCGGCCGAGGCGGTTACGCAGAGAATCAGGCTGAATCCAAAGAGCAAAAAGATTTGAAATCGTTTCATCTCATTCCTCCATTTGTTTGAATAACTTCTAGAATGTGACCGTGACATTCACGGTATCTTGATACGCTCCTTCTCGCTGGGTTGAGTCGGCTGTAGTATCGCCGAACACAGTGTGATTCTGAGGAGAACCATTCCCGGTTCCATTTACCGGATCCCCTGGAGCTGTGGAGCCGTTTCCCCAGGGATTCGCGTGGAACGTATCCTGGAACAGCTCGTACGTCATAAATTCAGGACCAACAAAACCATCATTCACCATCCGGCGAATTCCACCCGAAAAGTTCAGTCCTTCATTCAAGGCGATCGAGTAATTGACTCCGGATGAGCAGGTGATCGTAATGGCGCCATTGGCCTGTGCGCCCGTTCCTGGCGAAACAGTCCCGAAGCTGATCGCGGTCGTGCTCAGCGCGGAGCAGCCGGCAGCCCCAACGGTTGCGCCGACATCCAGGTTACTGCTGAGCGTCCCGGCAACAGCGAAGTGGGAAAAAGCCACAATCAAAGCAATGATCAGGAAAAGTTGATACCGTTTCACAGCATTCCTCCTGATGAAAACCATCTTTACCTCACTCATAGATATAGAACAGGAACGATGGGGAAAACGGGCCAAGTGTGAGCGCTTCACGAATTCATGTACTGCCGGAGCATGTCTCTGAGGTAATCCCATCCTCCGGATGCTGCTGATGCCGCGATTCCTGGCAAAAGCGCAGGTACCGAGTAGTTAACGCCAAAAGTGATAGTTGCGACAACGGCTGTAATGGTAACCTTAAACACTGCACCAGCGATGTTCAGAGCTCTAGCAGCATCGGGATTGCGGCTGCCGAATTCTCCGGTTGAGGCGCTGATTTCGGTGAATGCTGAATCGATCGTTTCAACGATTTGATTGATTCTGTCCATAGGCTCGCCGCCGATCGTTTGCAATGGAATTTCGCGGATGGCCTGGGATAATTGACGGTGTAGATTCTCCAGGGCAACGAGTTTATCCCGTTCTGATCCGGAACCATTGATACCCTCTTTGCCGAATGCCTCGCTGT
This genomic interval carries:
- a CDS encoding fimbria/pilus periplasmic chaperone, which codes for MKCPISLLLLLSVLMAHDLGAGDFKVNPTKLHLNENTSTTILNLSNNHQEPVTVQLEIVEWKQNEMGEDTYSPTKDIVFFPKIFTLDPDREMIVRIGYQGDFLRERERAFRLFVQELPITKPGETAIKMTLTLSIPLFVGKSQVQREGAIEGVGLKDGTLGIHVKNTGNHHLQIQKIDVIGLDESGARVFSTDASGSYVLANASKTIEIRLPETECRSAKNVSVLLSSEDLKLEASTQIQQQFCERGH
- a CDS encoding spore coat U domain-containing protein; translation: MKRFQIFLLFGFSLILCVTASAATLSGTLDISATVAAAGCSSVSTTAVAFGNVSPGTSANGNGNVTVTCNSGVNYSIALDAGQHLSSSSRRMQSGSNFMDYSLFQDLARTVLWGDGGTAPGNPKNDTGNGSAQGHTVFGTASPTLLQPSGSYTDVVNVTVTF
- a CDS encoding spore coat U domain-containing protein is translated as MKRYQLFLIIALIVAFSHFAVAGTLSSNLDVGATVGAAGCSALSTTAISFGTVSPGTGAQANGAITITCSSGVNYSIALNEGLNFSGGIRRMVNDGFVGPEFMTYELFQDTFHANPWGNGSTAPGDPVNGTGNGSPQNHTVFGDTTADSTQREGAYQDTVNVTVTF
- a CDS encoding fimbria/pilus outer membrane usher protein — protein: MELLLLALGSLVLADVPNGDDILLRVFLNEVDKGDFFLLMTPDSDLLFSEEQFQQFGLQLKGRIVKVRQKECVSLRSLEPMVQYEIEKGSILRITAEPQVFYKSFVDLSQRETKTILQTRDTAAFLNYSLRYSGTDSVSVWNVPGELALSKAGSLAITGFSLTKEHKELRFVRLTSQITWDDVKRNNRLTLGDFSAFSGTLGGVGTLGGISFSRNYSATPHFIKTPGFDFEGLLATSSEVQIYLNRQLIKTMNLGPGQFQFANLQSSTGSGEVMVVIKDAFGREQVLLLPFYLSSSLLKPGLHDFSYNAGWIRQNLGKASFDYRDPAFAGFHQYGFSSAFTAGFRAEADSNTINFGPTATFLIFNAGEISASGAYSRQAGKKGFGASLTYKFFGRKWGAHASIQTTSPEYANLSSDGERNSVRLRELAGFSFYPRSLGSFSFTLSRTTKYDSPESREFSVSFSRPLGRTASIVVSANRNREFRVTHEFFAGVNFFFDGNRSANIQYRHQNGRDRITGMISQNAPRGPGIGYRVSAEAEPRGDPGAIMNFQHKSTYGISSFDYQVQEGVDTYTLGYSGSISFINRSFHLSRPITDSFALVQVGNIKNVDVYYASEKIGSTRSNGELIVPEMVSYFENPVSIDEKDIPVNYTITELQEVVSPPLRGGSIMKFDVQRLQGFEGRLFFLDGAIKRPAEFAAFSLQVEGAIRQFTVGKGGQFYLENLTPGKYAADLVLEGQKCSLEVVIPDREDIIVDLEDYFCGQ